In Paenibacillus guangzhouensis, a single window of DNA contains:
- a CDS encoding GNAT family N-acetyltransferase gives MLIERVVILEQYNLNLLLEESISEGYKFVQKLIDDYTVGSNKFNRSGETLFVAIIDEEVVGIGGLNIDPYLDLNDVGRLRHLYVLPRYRSSGVGKNS, from the coding sequence ATGCTTATTGAAAGAGTTGTTATTCTTGAACAGTACAATTTGAATTTGTTGCTAGAAGAAAGCATATCTGAGGGATATAAATTTGTTCAGAAATTAATTGATGATTACACGGTTGGAAGTAATAAATTTAATAGATCTGGGGAGACGTTATTTGTAGCAATAATTGATGAAGAAGTCGTTGGAATAGGTGGCTTGAATATTGATCCTTATCTGGATCTTAATGATGTTGGTCGACTTAGACACTTATATGTTTTACCGAGGTACAGAAGTAGTGGAGTAGGAAAAAACTCTTAG
- a CDS encoding winged helix-turn-helix transcriptional regulator, whose product MIHQLECPVETIIHVLGGKWKPMILWHLIQSNKRFNDLEKLIPDVSQKMLSQHLRDLEREGIIDRTVYPTVPPKVEYSLSEYGKALIPVVEVMCAWGENHNKRKYEEPAS is encoded by the coding sequence ATGATTCATCAGCTTGAATGTCCAGTGGAGACAATCATTCATGTTCTAGGTGGCAAATGGAAACCAATGATTTTATGGCATTTGATACAATCCAATAAGCGATTCAACGATCTTGAAAAGCTTATACCTGATGTTTCTCAAAAAATGCTTTCACAACATCTACGGGACTTGGAACGAGAGGGCATAATCGATAGAACGGTCTACCCCACCGTCCCTCCAAAAGTAGAATATTCCCTTAGTGAATATGGCAAAGCATTGATTCCTGTAGTAGAAGTCATGTGTGCTTGGGGGGAAAACCATAATAAGCGGAAATATGAAGAACCTGCTTCTTAA
- a CDS encoding NAD(P)-dependent oxidoreductase: protein MKIIVFGATGNTGRRALEQGAKMGHEMTAFVRNSKKFYEQQGERSATHVKVIVDDIINSVSVGEALSHQDVAIIAAGHAGQGDEFIRLVDNIVSQCEVHPSFSGRVWVMGGAGLLDIPHTDLIGNNLPGFPPAYKNHNRNFERLLQSELDWSIMCPGTMIDSIEPPASVHLNVTTETLPISIPKTIKEFSEADIAGYLFSRLQELDVAYDDVVKCMLDHIELGGPFKRKRVGLAYQSDIPVR, encoded by the coding sequence ATGAAAATTATTGTTTTCGGGGCAACGGGAAATACAGGGAGAAGAGCGCTGGAGCAAGGGGCTAAAATGGGACATGAAATGACAGCATTCGTGCGAAACTCTAAGAAGTTTTATGAACAGCAAGGCGAGCGTTCCGCAACACATGTGAAGGTGATCGTGGACGATATCATAAACTCAGTAAGCGTCGGTGAGGCGCTCTCGCATCAAGACGTCGCTATTATTGCTGCAGGCCATGCAGGTCAAGGAGATGAGTTCATTCGTCTTGTTGATAACATTGTAAGCCAATGTGAAGTCCACCCAAGTTTTTCTGGGAGGGTATGGGTAATGGGAGGTGCCGGCCTGCTGGATATTCCACATACTGATCTCATTGGCAACAATCTACCCGGCTTCCCACCCGCGTATAAAAATCACAACCGGAATTTTGAACGACTGCTGCAGTCTGAGCTCGATTGGTCAATTATGTGTCCGGGAACTATGATTGATTCGATAGAGCCACCGGCGTCGGTTCATCTAAATGTGACAACGGAAACCTTACCCATATCAATTCCGAAGACGATTAAGGAATTTTCCGAGGCTGATATAGCCGGTTACTTGTTCAGCCGGCTTCAAGAGCTGGATGTTGCTTATGATGATGTCGTGAAATGCATGCTGGACCATATCGAGCTCGGAGGGCCTTTTAAGAGAAAAAGGGTCGGTCTCGCCTATCAAAGCGATATTCCGGTGCGCTAA
- a CDS encoding DUF2269 family protein: MINLFGWLLVLHILASIAVIGPSFVVPVIRRSARTAGQLRFAFDVTNKLAILPKIGGAVLIITGVWLMIITQMGLSQMWLNISLLLSMLMVATIDGLIRPRIKKIMQIASISQGKGDEVPDELGRLMKKIVPIETASQLLMIAITVLMVLKPF, encoded by the coding sequence ATGATTAATTTGTTTGGATGGCTCCTCGTTTTGCATATATTGGCTTCTATCGCGGTAATCGGTCCCTCTTTCGTGGTACCCGTCATTCGAAGGTCCGCTAGAACCGCCGGCCAGTTGCGCTTTGCTTTTGATGTAACGAACAAGCTTGCCATTCTGCCTAAAATTGGCGGAGCCGTACTTATTATTACTGGGGTTTGGCTAATGATCATAACCCAGATGGGGTTGTCCCAAATGTGGCTAAATATATCGCTCCTTTTATCGATGCTCATGGTCGCCACGATCGACGGATTGATCAGGCCGCGCATTAAAAAGATCATGCAGATTGCATCTATAAGTCAAGGCAAAGGGGATGAAGTACCTGACGAGCTCGGTCGATTGATGAAAAAGATCGTACCAATCGAAACGGCGTCACAGCTGCTGATGATTGCCATAACCGTGCTTATGGTCCTGAAGCCATTCTAA